Proteins co-encoded in one Paracrocinitomix mangrovi genomic window:
- the rpe gene encoding ribulose-phosphate 3-epimerase, whose protein sequence is MAIVSPSLLASDFANLQSEVEMINDSNADWFHVDVMDGSFVPNISFGLPAVKAVAKHAQKPLDVHLMIVDPDRYIQHFADAGAAYLTVHYEACNHLHRTLQAIKDAGMKAGVALNPHTPVSVLTHIIKDIDLVLIMSVNPGFGGQTFIKAAVEKVKELKNLINKNEANTIIEVDGGVNTQTGADLVAAGADALVAGSFVFKSDNPKQTIDDLKAL, encoded by the coding sequence ATGGCTATTGTTTCCCCCTCTTTATTAGCATCTGACTTTGCCAATTTGCAAAGCGAAGTTGAAATGATCAACGACTCAAATGCAGACTGGTTTCATGTTGACGTTATGGACGGATCATTTGTTCCTAACATTTCATTTGGATTACCTGCAGTAAAAGCTGTTGCTAAACATGCGCAAAAACCATTGGACGTTCATTTAATGATTGTTGATCCGGATAGATATATCCAACATTTTGCAGATGCGGGTGCAGCTTATTTGACTGTGCATTATGAAGCTTGTAATCATTTACATAGAACGCTTCAAGCTATAAAGGATGCCGGAATGAAAGCGGGTGTAGCATTAAATCCGCATACGCCAGTATCAGTTTTAACACACATTATAAAAGATATTGATTTGGTATTAATAATGTCTGTTAATCCCGGATTTGGTGGACAAACTTTTATTAAAGCTGCGGTTGAAAAGGTGAAAGAACTTAAAAATCTGATCAATAAAAACGAAGCTAACACCATTATTGAAGTGGACGGTGGTGTCAATACACAAACCGGAGCCGATTTAGTTGCGGCAGGTGCTGATGCATTGGTTGCCGGGAGTTTTGTTTTTAAATCTGATAATCCAAAACAGACCATTGACGATTTGAAAGCACTTTAA
- the serC gene encoding 3-phosphoserine/phosphohydroxythreonine transaminase — translation MKTKHNFGAGPCILPQEVFEEASKAVLDFNGLSILEISHRSPEFIDVMEEARSLVKKALNVPDGYTVLFLQGGASLGFLISAMNMSGANKKAAYVNTGAWAKKASKEGKNAGLQVDIIASSEDQNFNYIPKGFDISSDYDFLHITTNNTIFGTQFKSFPETSVPLVADMSSDIFSKQIDVSKFDIIYAGAQKNLGPAGATVFIVKEEILGKSTHQNIPTYLNLLTHHEKDSMFNTPPVFSIYVSMLNLRHLLANGGVAAAEQRNEAKAALLYNEIDSNPLFKGTAVKEDRSNMNVTFVMTDDALTDEFNKMWNDAGLVGLKGHRDVGGFRASMYNAMNIDSVEVLVEVMQEIATKKA, via the coding sequence ATGAAAACAAAACACAATTTTGGCGCGGGTCCGTGCATTTTACCGCAAGAAGTTTTTGAAGAAGCTTCAAAAGCAGTTTTAGATTTTAATGGCTTATCAATTCTTGAGATTTCACACAGAAGTCCTGAGTTTATTGATGTAATGGAAGAAGCCAGATCATTAGTAAAAAAAGCCTTAAATGTTCCTGATGGATACACTGTTCTTTTCCTTCAAGGAGGAGCAAGTTTAGGGTTTTTAATCTCAGCTATGAACATGAGTGGAGCCAATAAAAAGGCCGCTTATGTAAATACAGGAGCTTGGGCAAAAAAGGCTAGTAAAGAAGGTAAAAATGCAGGTTTGCAGGTAGATATAATCGCAAGTTCAGAAGATCAAAACTTCAATTATATCCCTAAAGGATTTGATATTTCAAGTGATTATGATTTCTTACACATCACTACAAATAATACCATTTTTGGAACACAGTTCAAGTCATTTCCTGAAACATCTGTACCATTGGTTGCCGATATGTCTTCAGACATCTTTTCAAAACAAATAGATGTAAGCAAATTTGATATCATTTATGCCGGAGCACAAAAGAACTTAGGTCCTGCAGGAGCTACCGTATTTATTGTTAAAGAAGAGATATTAGGAAAATCTACTCATCAAAACATTCCTACATACTTGAACTTGTTGACGCATCACGAAAAAGACAGTATGTTCAATACTCCTCCGGTATTTTCAATTTATGTTTCAATGTTAAATCTGAGACATTTATTAGCAAACGGAGGTGTTGCTGCAGCTGAACAAAGAAATGAAGCAAAAGCAGCATTGCTTTACAACGAAATTGATTCAAATCCTTTATTTAAAGGAACAGCAGTTAAGGAAGATAGATCAAATATGAACGTTACGTTTGTAATGACAGATGATGCCTTAACAGACGAATTCAACAAAATGTGGAATGATGCTGGTCTGGTTGGATTAAAAGGACATAGAGATGTTGGAGGATTCAGAGCTTCAATGTACAATGCCATGAATATTGACAGTGTAGAAGTTTTAGTTGAAGTAATGCAAGAAATAGCGACGAAAAAAGCTTAA
- the lgt gene encoding prolipoprotein diacylglyceryl transferase: MANFTLLEIVWNFHPNVIPGYKIPAWYGIMWALGFYFGFIIVNRMYKSEKVPADWMDKTFMFTLLGGVLGARLGHCFFYQADYYLANPIEIIKIWEGGLASHGGAIGVIITSIFISRKYFKRSVLWVLDRLVVATAMVGGLIRLGNLFNHEIVGVPTGTDSGFKFLRHDIGAGEALAITGENNVGAAYDQIANNPEFAQVLAEVPNRYPAQLYEAIFYFITFGILFFLYWKTNAGKIKGFLLGVFFILVFGFRFFIEFIKSNQADGFMESGLEKTEGLNMGQYLSIPLVLIGLFLTFRFIGKLKKGKDTPVEE, from the coding sequence ATGGCGAACTTCACTCTACTAGAAATTGTTTGGAATTTTCATCCAAATGTGATTCCGGGATATAAAATACCAGCCTGGTACGGAATTATGTGGGCTTTGGGATTTTATTTTGGATTCATCATTGTTAATCGCATGTATAAGTCTGAAAAAGTTCCTGCAGACTGGATGGATAAAACTTTCATGTTTACTTTGTTAGGAGGAGTTTTAGGCGCCAGATTAGGACATTGTTTCTTTTACCAGGCAGATTATTATTTAGCAAATCCAATTGAGATTATTAAAATATGGGAAGGTGGATTAGCCAGCCATGGTGGAGCGATTGGTGTAATAATAACTTCAATTTTCATTTCCAGAAAGTACTTTAAAAGATCAGTGTTGTGGGTTTTAGACCGGTTGGTTGTGGCCACAGCAATGGTGGGTGGATTGATCAGATTAGGTAATTTATTCAATCACGAAATTGTTGGAGTTCCTACCGGAACTGATAGTGGATTTAAGTTTTTAAGACATGATATTGGAGCGGGAGAGGCTTTGGCTATTACTGGTGAAAATAATGTTGGTGCAGCTTATGATCAAATTGCTAACAATCCTGAATTTGCTCAGGTGTTGGCAGAGGTTCCCAATAGATATCCTGCACAGTTGTACGAAGCAATTTTTTACTTTATCACTTTTGGAATCTTGTTTTTCTTGTATTGGAAAACTAATGCAGGAAAAATCAAAGGTTTTTTATTGGGTGTATTTTTCATTTTAGTTTTCGGATTCAGATTCTTCATTGAGTTCATCAAGTCTAATCAGGCAGATGGATTTATGGAAAGTGGATTAGAAAAAACCGAAGGACTAAATATGGGGCAATACTTAAGTATTCCTCTAGTTTTAATAGGTTTGTTTTTGACTTTTAGGTTTATTGGAAAACTGAAAAAAGGAAAAGATACTCCGGTAGAGGAGTAA
- a CDS encoding NAD(P)-dependent oxidoreductase, with product MKILANDGIAPEGVKALENAGFEVSTTNVPQEQLADAINNEGYVGVLVRSATTVRQEVIDACPNLKLIGRGGVGMDNIDVDYARSKGLYVINTPAASSQSVAELVMGCLFSLSRSVFHSNRFMPEKGAEEFKALKKLYGKGQELRGKTIGIIGFGRIGQSLASYALGVGMKVKAVDLYTDPVKIPVLIEGHGRVDVPIEPVKDLNEIIGELDYISLHVPKQADGSAVIGTAEFAKMKDGVILANAARGGVIDEDALLQALDSGKVRAVSLDVFENEPTPRKDLLTNEKIAATPHIGAATNEAQTRIGLELAEQIISLLKN from the coding sequence ATGAAAATTTTAGCAAATGACGGGATTGCACCCGAAGGAGTAAAAGCTCTTGAAAATGCAGGATTTGAAGTATCTACCACTAACGTACCACAAGAACAGTTAGCAGATGCTATTAACAATGAAGGATACGTTGGTGTTTTAGTAAGAAGTGCCACTACTGTTAGACAAGAAGTAATTGATGCATGTCCTAATTTGAAATTAATTGGACGTGGAGGGGTTGGTATGGACAACATTGATGTTGATTATGCAAGATCTAAAGGTTTGTATGTAATCAATACACCTGCTGCATCTTCACAATCTGTAGCTGAATTGGTAATGGGATGTTTATTCTCACTTTCAAGATCAGTATTCCACTCAAACAGATTCATGCCAGAAAAAGGAGCTGAAGAATTCAAAGCTTTGAAGAAATTATACGGTAAAGGACAAGAATTGAGAGGTAAAACAATTGGAATTATCGGATTTGGAAGAATTGGACAAAGTTTGGCGTCATACGCATTGGGAGTTGGAATGAAAGTTAAAGCAGTAGATCTTTACACTGATCCTGTTAAAATTCCTGTTTTGATTGAAGGTCACGGACGTGTTGATGTTCCAATTGAACCGGTAAAAGATTTGAATGAAATTATAGGAGAACTAGACTACATCTCATTACACGTTCCAAAACAAGCTGATGGTTCTGCCGTAATTGGAACTGCAGAGTTTGCTAAAATGAAAGACGGAGTAATACTTGCTAATGCAGCAAGAGGTGGAGTTATTGATGAAGATGCTTTATTGCAAGCTTTAGATAGCGGAAAAGTAAGGGCGGTAAGTTTAGATGTATTTGAAAACGAACCAACTCCTAGAAAAGATTTATTGACAAATGAAAAAATTGCTGCTACTCCTCATATTGGAGCTGCTACAAACGAAGCACAAACCAGAATTGGTTTGGAATTAGCAGAACAAATTATTTCACTTTTGAAAAACTAA
- a CDS encoding outer membrane beta-barrel family protein encodes MKKLTLQFFIGFVIICCSVANTFSQTTFTIKANVVDSVGVPIEFGNFILLNPNDSTIIKGVDVWEGKVELKGVADKEVLIKVTAYAHDAYYLKTTLIPDENNIVELEQIKLSTKSTDLNIVEVVYRKPPFERAPGKLIVNVEESMLADRGTVRDLLRSTPNVIVKSNDEVIVVGKGPAIIYLDGQRIISLDMLSSLSSNDVSRIEVIENPSARYDAEGNAVIEIITVKGTYNGYEGSLGLRGMKRTEEQAAYWGRFRYRKDWFSTYIGAGQYTGRLHEEESYYRTIKSNPVIDLENDVLRVTDHRFDSWVWVDNDFRIDSANTIFLNYSFSREKFIVDVDNSNKVYEDSVYQGLISSTTVNVPKRFSHSVSTGYVHTIDSLGSDFRIAGQYTNFNFSGEGDIWQQTDFNSTQSNRYKSTSSSGIEVFMAQADLLKKFNDKVSFAAGIKNSYVTNNSGIDFQAETTNGWITDSSYYNKFDYHENVAGAYSELSGSLKKLDYQIGLRYEWTITKGDSYVGGVGVIDRDYHNVFPNIQLDYNFTPDLVLGASYTNRIQRPKFQDLDPFIEYIDSLTSFRGNPNLLPAVSHNAQLSLIYMEYASISFSYTKSFNPIYLSVVQNPGTNTFSAIEDNVKSAELYNIGIVLPYELSWWTTFNSFSYTFNSFEIEDDAQIVVNTKPTLYVSLWNEFRIPKICDIEISYEYTVPGAQGFFSLQPMHYFYAGVSRKFFNKALSVRFNVFDIFKQYVERGESAMPAFDVSYRSWQDTRSFMLTLEWSFGKLRDRSMSGIVIDESEKERLED; translated from the coding sequence ATGAAAAAGTTAACCCTCCAATTTTTTATTGGCTTCGTTATTATATGTTGTTCAGTTGCCAATACTTTTAGCCAAACTACCTTTACAATCAAAGCCAATGTTGTTGATTCAGTAGGAGTACCAATTGAATTTGGAAATTTTATACTCTTGAACCCAAATGATTCAACCATTATCAAAGGAGTTGATGTCTGGGAAGGAAAAGTAGAGCTAAAAGGAGTGGCTGACAAAGAAGTTTTAATTAAAGTTACGGCATATGCTCATGACGCCTATTATCTAAAAACAACATTGATTCCTGATGAAAATAACATTGTAGAACTGGAACAAATAAAGTTGAGTACCAAATCAACCGATTTGAATATCGTTGAAGTTGTATATCGTAAACCTCCTTTTGAAAGAGCACCAGGAAAATTAATTGTCAATGTTGAGGAGAGCATGTTGGCAGATAGGGGAACAGTAAGAGATTTATTGAGAAGTACTCCTAATGTGATTGTAAAATCAAATGATGAAGTAATTGTAGTTGGTAAAGGCCCTGCTATTATTTATCTGGATGGTCAAAGAATAATCTCATTGGATATGTTATCCTCTCTATCTTCTAATGATGTAAGCAGAATTGAGGTGATTGAAAATCCTTCAGCCAGATATGATGCAGAGGGAAATGCTGTAATTGAGATAATAACTGTAAAAGGTACTTATAATGGCTATGAAGGTTCTTTGGGATTAAGAGGAATGAAGAGAACTGAAGAACAAGCGGCTTATTGGGGCAGGTTTAGATACAGAAAGGATTGGTTTTCAACCTACATTGGAGCTGGACAATATACCGGAAGATTACACGAAGAAGAGTCTTATTATCGCACAATAAAATCAAATCCTGTGATAGATCTTGAAAATGATGTGCTGCGTGTTACTGATCATAGATTTGACAGTTGGGTATGGGTAGATAATGATTTTAGAATTGATTCTGCCAATACAATCTTTTTAAACTATAGTTTTTCAAGAGAGAAGTTTATTGTGGATGTTGACAATTCTAACAAAGTTTATGAGGATAGCGTTTATCAAGGTTTGATAAGTAGTACGACAGTAAATGTTCCTAAAAGATTTTCCCATTCCGTTTCAACCGGATATGTGCATACAATAGATTCATTGGGTAGTGATTTCAGAATAGCAGGTCAATACACCAACTTCAATTTTTCTGGAGAAGGAGATATTTGGCAACAAACAGATTTTAATAGTACACAATCTAATCGCTATAAGAGTACCAGCAGTTCTGGAATTGAAGTTTTTATGGCTCAGGCTGATTTGTTAAAGAAATTTAATGATAAAGTAAGCTTTGCTGCAGGTATTAAAAACAGTTACGTTACCAATAATAGTGGAATTGATTTTCAAGCTGAGACCACAAATGGATGGATAACGGATTCATCTTATTACAATAAGTTTGATTATCATGAGAATGTGGCAGGTGCTTACTCTGAATTGAGTGGTAGTCTTAAAAAACTAGATTATCAAATAGGATTGAGATATGAATGGACAATTACCAAAGGAGATTCGTACGTTGGTGGAGTAGGTGTAATTGATAGAGATTATCACAATGTTTTTCCAAACATCCAACTGGATTATAATTTTACTCCAGATTTAGTTTTGGGTGCTTCCTATACAAATAGAATTCAACGTCCAAAATTTCAAGACCTTGATCCTTTTATTGAGTACATAGATTCACTTACTTCTTTTAGAGGAAACCCAAATTTGTTACCGGCAGTTTCACATAATGCTCAACTTAGCTTAATTTACATGGAGTATGCTTCTATTTCTTTTAGCTATACGAAATCCTTTAATCCAATATACTTAAGCGTGGTTCAAAATCCGGGCACTAATACGTTCAGTGCCATTGAAGACAATGTGAAATCAGCTGAATTGTATAACATTGGAATTGTACTTCCTTACGAATTAAGCTGGTGGACTACCTTCAATTCATTTTCTTACACATTTAACTCGTTTGAAATTGAAGATGATGCCCAAATTGTTGTGAATACGAAACCTACCTTATATGTGAGTTTATGGAATGAGTTCAGAATACCAAAAATCTGTGATATTGAAATTTCTTATGAATACACTGTTCCCGGAGCTCAGGGATTTTTCAGTTTGCAACCTATGCATTATTTCTATGCTGGCGTATCGCGTAAGTTTTTCAATAAAGCATTATCTGTGAGATTCAATGTCTTTGATATCTTCAAACAGTATGTTGAACGTGGTGAATCTGCCATGCCTGCATTTGATGTAAGCTACCGTTCATGGCAAGACACAAGAAGCTTTATGCTCACATTAGAGTGGAGTTTTGGTAAATTAAGAGATAGATCAATGTCAGGAATTGTCATTGATGAATCAGAAAAAGAAAGGCTGGAAGATTAA
- a CDS encoding polysaccharide biosynthesis protein has product MDLAIATAALLVAYMVRFDTTDLPIATEYHIFISGLPIYLLVRGVMFLIFGVHKGMLRHTATADVKKVILSTTLGTLVMVAISFFKFKIYQDSYLFPSSVIIVEYFVCISFLLVFRFAVKLVYMEELKRDKDQIPTVIYGAGTYGLITKHTVEKEAKLAGKIVCFIDDDNSKTGKSLEGLKIYNSKSLDKIIETHEIKRLIMAIKEPIKTNKRAVIDTCLANNVEILNVPLPTEWINGEFTTGQIKPIKIEDLLGRESIKLDSNRLKSEFKNKTILVTGAAGSIGSEIVRQLTALEPEKIIMLDQAESPLYNLEMELKEKDVFDLTESVIADIRNFQRVENVFNTFKPDIVFHAAAYKHVPLMEDNPSEAILTNVQGTKNLVDLSIEHKVNNFVLISTDKAVNPTNVMGCSKRIAEIYAQSANSVSDTKFITTRFGNVLGSNGSVIPLFKKQIEAGGPLTVTHEDITRFFMTIPEAVSLVLEAELMGEGKEIFVFDMGESVKIYDLAKKMIKLSGLELGKDIEIKITGLRPGEKLYEELLTNEENTLPTHHPQILVAKVREYDFEEISNSISELVMLFEYQNNEEIVKFMKWVVPEYRSNNSEFEKLDK; this is encoded by the coding sequence GTGGATTTAGCGATAGCTACTGCTGCACTACTGGTAGCTTATATGGTAAGATTCGACACTACTGATCTTCCTATAGCAACCGAGTACCACATTTTTATATCAGGATTACCAATTTATTTATTGGTTAGAGGAGTTATGTTCCTGATTTTTGGTGTGCACAAAGGGATGTTAAGGCATACAGCTACTGCAGATGTTAAAAAGGTAATTCTTTCTACAACTCTTGGTACACTCGTAATGGTGGCCATTTCATTCTTTAAATTCAAAATCTATCAGGACAGTTACTTATTTCCGAGTTCTGTAATCATTGTTGAATACTTTGTGTGTATTTCTTTCTTACTGGTTTTCAGATTTGCTGTAAAACTCGTTTACATGGAAGAGTTGAAAAGAGACAAAGATCAAATTCCGACTGTAATTTATGGAGCCGGCACTTATGGTTTAATTACCAAACACACAGTAGAAAAAGAAGCAAAATTGGCTGGGAAAATTGTGTGTTTTATTGATGATGACAATTCTAAAACCGGTAAGTCTCTGGAAGGATTGAAAATATACAATAGCAAGTCACTAGATAAAATTATAGAAACGCATGAAATCAAGCGTTTAATTATGGCTATTAAAGAGCCGATTAAAACAAATAAAAGAGCTGTAATTGATACTTGTTTAGCCAATAACGTTGAGATTTTAAATGTTCCACTTCCTACTGAATGGATCAATGGAGAATTTACGACGGGGCAAATCAAGCCAATTAAAATTGAAGATTTGTTAGGAAGAGAATCTATTAAGTTAGATTCAAACCGATTGAAATCGGAATTTAAAAACAAAACTATTCTGGTTACCGGTGCAGCAGGAAGTATAGGTAGTGAAATTGTAAGGCAATTAACTGCTTTGGAACCTGAAAAAATTATCATGCTTGATCAAGCCGAATCTCCTTTATATAATTTGGAGATGGAGTTGAAAGAAAAAGATGTATTTGATTTAACAGAGAGTGTAATTGCTGATATCAGAAACTTTCAAAGGGTAGAAAATGTATTCAATACATTTAAACCTGACATTGTATTCCATGCTGCTGCCTATAAACATGTTCCGCTAATGGAGGATAATCCTTCAGAAGCTATCCTTACAAACGTACAGGGAACTAAAAATCTTGTTGATTTATCAATTGAGCATAAGGTCAACAATTTTGTTCTTATATCTACAGACAAAGCTGTAAACCCTACAAACGTAATGGGGTGCTCAAAACGAATTGCAGAAATTTACGCTCAATCTGCCAATTCAGTATCAGACACTAAGTTCATCACTACTAGATTTGGTAATGTATTAGGATCAAATGGATCTGTTATACCATTGTTTAAAAAACAAATTGAAGCAGGTGGACCTTTAACGGTTACGCATGAAGATATTACCAGATTTTTTATGACCATACCAGAAGCTGTTTCTTTAGTATTGGAAGCAGAATTGATGGGAGAAGGCAAAGAGATATTTGTTTTTGACATGGGAGAATCTGTTAAAATTTATGACCTTGCTAAGAAGATGATTAAGCTAAGTGGTTTAGAACTTGGTAAAGACATTGAAATTAAGATCACAGGTTTAAGACCTGGCGAAAAATTATATGAGGAATTGTTGACCAATGAAGAAAATACCCTTCCTACACATCATCCTCAAATTCTAGTTGCCAAAGTAAGAGAATATGATTTTGAAGAAATTTCAAATAGCATCTCTGAATTGGTAATGCTTTTCGAATATCAGAATAACGAAGAAATCGTTAAATTCATGAAATGGGTTGTACCTGAATACAGAAGTAACAATTCAGAATTCGAAAAACTTGATAAATGA
- a CDS encoding T9SS type A sorting domain-containing protein, translating into MKNISIPTPCHENWEDFTPTQKGAFCGSCQIDVFDFSNKSPNEIKQILKENAGKHLCGRFKKSQLDELNDNFYAWENQSPRSFQSKFLYACLVAFGMTLFTSCETSDTQMITDFTSSFNITASTGSSESITTFTIDKDTTKKIKPDKHHVKGKIAYTSEQEEEFVIPELLQVEDTTEQEVEIMMLGEIAIAPESNIYCTPDIPEDTLVDVVEDTLYDDQMIDGEIELTPEFITYVEDSIKDVDNEATLIINKMTEITEGQVFETKLFPNPTTDLSNFVLNVQKETDFDIYLYALNGKQIKHIYKGELPVGERKFQIDLAKFSSGSYLLVVQTDTQKESLKIQKL; encoded by the coding sequence ATGAAAAATATCAGCATTCCAACACCTTGTCACGAAAACTGGGAAGATTTTACACCAACTCAAAAAGGTGCTTTCTGCGGATCTTGTCAAATTGATGTATTTGATTTCAGTAACAAAAGTCCCAATGAAATAAAACAAATCCTAAAGGAAAATGCAGGTAAACACCTGTGTGGAAGATTTAAAAAATCACAGTTGGATGAATTGAATGATAATTTTTATGCCTGGGAAAATCAGAGTCCCAGATCTTTTCAAAGCAAGTTTCTTTACGCTTGTTTAGTCGCTTTTGGTATGACATTATTTACCTCTTGTGAAACGAGCGATACACAAATGATAACAGATTTTACAAGTAGTTTTAATATTACTGCTTCTACTGGATCTTCAGAGTCAATTACAACATTCACAATTGACAAAGACACTACCAAAAAAATTAAACCGGATAAACATCATGTAAAAGGCAAAATAGCTTACACATCAGAACAAGAAGAAGAATTTGTAATTCCTGAATTGTTACAAGTAGAAGACACTACTGAACAAGAAGTGGAAATAATGATGCTAGGAGAAATTGCTATTGCTCCAGAATCAAATATCTATTGTACTCCTGATATACCAGAAGATACATTAGTGGATGTTGTTGAGGATACGCTCTATGATGACCAAATGATAGATGGAGAAATTGAACTTACTCCTGAATTTATAACGTATGTTGAAGATTCCATTAAAGATGTTGACAATGAAGCTACTTTGATCATTAACAAAATGACAGAGATTACCGAAGGACAAGTATTTGAAACCAAATTGTTTCCCAATCCCACAACTGATTTGTCAAACTTTGTGTTAAATGTTCAAAAAGAAACTGACTTTGACATCTACTTATATGCTTTAAATGGTAAGCAAATTAAACACATCTATAAAGGTGAATTACCAGTGGGTGAGCGCAAATTCCAAATCGATTTAGCTAAGTTCAGCTCAGGCAGTTATCTACTTGTAGTACAAACAGATACACAAAAAGAATCCTTAAAGATTCAAAAATTATAA
- a CDS encoding T9SS type A sorting domain-containing protein, which yields MISIPNPCNEDFDAMAPTKRGNYCTKCNTDTFDFRKLSDIEVYKILDAHQNEHICGQFENEQLRRIGANYSHWKNQTERTFQSKFLLACVFVFGLSLFSCDNEDKTVIENIQLTEMAENEEGVLTYINTDLSNETIDLLDYVGEVESVEMSEIFEVEEIICTTAGVVDVYQEEPLIVESYTRGVIAGMIAQTPRIITIVEGGTDTTEESTLAEPIVIDPDYFEAKAFPNPTTDNAQLAVEIDNEAQFDITLYNMNGQLVRNIHNGLLPSGRQLFDLQLSELNSGMYIVRVISGEQVETVKVQKVN from the coding sequence ATGATTTCTATTCCCAATCCTTGTAATGAAGACTTTGATGCAATGGCTCCTACCAAGAGAGGAAACTATTGTACTAAATGCAATACGGATACATTTGATTTTAGAAAATTAAGTGATATCGAAGTTTATAAAATTTTAGATGCACATCAAAATGAACACATTTGTGGGCAATTTGAAAATGAACAATTGCGTAGGATAGGAGCCAATTACTCGCATTGGAAAAATCAAACAGAACGCACATTTCAAAGCAAGTTCTTATTAGCCTGTGTATTTGTTTTTGGATTGAGTTTGTTTAGCTGCGACAATGAAGACAAAACAGTTATTGAAAATATTCAATTAACTGAAATGGCAGAAAATGAAGAAGGGGTTCTTACATATATAAATACTGATTTGTCAAACGAAACTATTGATCTATTGGACTATGTGGGTGAAGTGGAGTCAGTTGAAATGTCAGAGATATTTGAAGTAGAAGAAATTATTTGTACCACTGCAGGAGTAGTGGATGTTTATCAAGAGGAACCTTTGATTGTAGAATCTTATACCCGCGGTGTCATAGCAGGAATGATTGCTCAAACGCCAAGAATAATAACAATTGTTGAAGGAGGTACAGATACTACTGAAGAATCAACACTGGCAGAACCGATTGTTATAGATCCGGATTACTTTGAAGCAAAAGCTTTTCCTAATCCAACTACAGACAATGCTCAACTGGCTGTAGAAATTGATAATGAAGCGCAATTTGACATCACATTATATAACATGAATGGACAATTGGTAAGAAACATTCATAATGGACTATTACCATCCGGCAGACAATTATTTGATTTACAATTGAGTGAATTGAATTCTGGAATGTATATCGTAAGAGTAATTTCAGGTGAACAAGTTGAAACTGTCAAGGTTCAAAAAGTAAATTAA
- a CDS encoding diacylglycerol/lipid kinase family protein, which translates to MKDSKKILFLINPKSGIGSKEDLPDLIKAQTPENFEMEITKTQSKDHAKEICEANRNDLDAIVAIGGDGTVSEVGSHLVGSNCALGIVPSGSGNGLARHLKVPLNIKSAVERIYHFDKKKYDTGTVNDRFFVCAAGFGFDGYIAGIFDEQPKRGFLTYAKLVASSYAAFEPIEFKFELDGKTHVEKSLLCAVANASQFGNGFTISPSSDMQDGQFELVFVEKFPLIGTPVVGTQFFTQSINKSKYWKSFTIKDKLTLEVLNAESYFHLDGEPAKGTKLFNIAIKPGSLYIL; encoded by the coding sequence TTGAAAGACAGTAAAAAAATATTGTTTTTGATCAATCCCAAATCAGGGATTGGAAGTAAGGAAGACTTGCCTGATCTAATTAAAGCACAAACTCCTGAAAATTTTGAAATGGAGATTACCAAAACGCAATCCAAGGATCATGCTAAGGAAATTTGTGAAGCAAACAGAAATGATTTAGATGCAATTGTTGCCATTGGTGGAGATGGAACAGTAAGTGAAGTTGGCAGTCATTTAGTAGGATCAAATTGTGCTTTAGGAATTGTTCCTTCAGGTTCAGGTAATGGTTTGGCTCGTCATTTAAAAGTGCCTTTAAACATCAAATCTGCCGTAGAAAGAATCTATCACTTTGATAAAAAGAAATACGATACAGGCACTGTCAATGATCGCTTTTTTGTATGTGCTGCAGGTTTTGGTTTTGACGGCTATATAGCCGGGATATTTGATGAACAACCTAAAAGAGGATTTCTTACATACGCTAAGCTGGTTGCTAGTTCATACGCAGCTTTTGAACCAATCGAATTTAAATTTGAATTAGATGGAAAAACGCATGTGGAAAAGTCACTATTATGTGCTGTAGCCAACGCTTCACAATTTGGAAATGGATTTACAATTTCTCCTTCATCCGATATGCAAGATGGACAATTTGAGTTAGTTTTTGTAGAAAAATTCCCTTTAATAGGTACTCCTGTTGTTGGAACTCAATTTTTTACCCAAAGTATCAATAAATCTAAATACTGGAAATCTTTTACCATTAAGGATAAGCTTACATTGGAGGTATTAAATGCAGAAAGCTACTTTCATTTGGATGGTGAACCGGCAAAAGGCACTAAATTGTTCAACATAGCAATTAAACCCGGAAGTTTGTATATACTATAA